The window TTGATGAGATCATATGTCACCAGTTCAGCACAGTTGACAATAGCATTGCAGGCAACATTGGGTGAAGTTCTTTTCCATAGACCCTGAAGCCCTTCCTCTCTAGCAATAGTCTTATGGGCATCCAGTATGCCCTGATATCTCTGGCTGGCCCCTGCACGAGCCTGGACCTGTAAACGTACCTTTACCACATCCGTGGGTTGGGCTACAGCCACTGCCAAGTACCCCTGTGGTACAGCCTGCCAGGAGGCGGCTTCCAGTGCCTGCATGCTCAGATCCCTTGGTGTAGAACTGCTTGACAGAGTCATAGAGGCCAATGCGGGCAGAAGCAAAACTCATCTGGTGCTGCAAGTCAGCCACCAGCCCATTCACTGTACAGGCTGCCAGGGCCCTCAGTCTTCATAGTGGTCAGAATGGTGCCCAAGGTACCCCAATACTGGGCAGTAGTAGAGGAAGCTTGGACGGCCCCCCGGCTCTCTCCTTGAATCTGCAGCCAGACTTTGGCTGTGTCCAGGGGGAAGGTGATGAGGTCAGCGATGCAGGCAGCAGTGCCAGCCCCAAGGAACTTGATGGTGGCTGTTGGGGGCACATCTGTAGGCTTAAATCCAACCATGATTCGACGCTGGTTTTCTGCTACTTCCCAGGAGGCAGAGAAATGGTAAGATGGCCTCCAGTGATTAAGACGAGATAGAGGAACTCTGCTGGAGTCCTGATTTGGAGGTCTCACGATGATGGTACCTTGCTCAAGCTTCTCTAAAGGTGTCTGCTCTTCAAAGTTGCTCACAGCAACCATGGCCCACTTCCCTTTATTTtcatagaaaatattttcatattttcatggGAAATTGAACACCTAATGATCATACTATGTGCCTGGGACCGTAAAGGAAAGCAAGAGGAGGTGGTGGCGTTGGGAAGTAGAAGCCCTGCAGCAGAGTCCGGGGGGGCTGGAGCGGCTGCCTGACTCTCCATTGGGTCGCTAAAAAGTCACAGTCTTGGACTAGGGAGATGTGTGCTCTTATGCCACttagttttacaaagtactttctggCCTGGTAGAACTTGCAAGAATTTGTGTTCTTTTGCTGAGTCTTCAAAGCCTTAGAATCACCTCCATAGGGgacagttagatggcgcagtagatagagcactggccctggagtcaggagtacctgagttcaaatctggcctcagacacttaacactagctgtgtgaccctgggcaagtcacttaaccccaattgcctcacttaaaattaaaaaaaaaaaaagaatcacctcCATCTCTTGGAGAAATGTCAGAGAAGAAGTTCATACATCATCTtcgtcatcatcgtcatcattatcacaataataataatagcatctatagcactttgcaaaacattttacatgttttctcaGTTGTTCCTCATTATAACCCTgtgaaggtgctattattagtatcctcattttatatatag is drawn from Dromiciops gliroides isolate mDroGli1 chromosome 2, mDroGli1.pri, whole genome shotgun sequence and contains these coding sequences:
- the LOC122741791 gene encoding LOW QUALITY PROTEIN: mitochondrial uncoupling protein 2-like (The sequence of the model RefSeq protein was modified relative to this genomic sequence to represent the inferred CDS: deleted 2 bases in 2 codons) — translated: MVGFKPTDVPPTATIKFLGAGTAACIADLITFPLDTAKVWLQIQGESRGAVQASSTTAQYWGTLGTILTTMKTEGPGSLYSNGLVADLQHQMSFASARIGLYDSVKQFYTKGSEHAGTGSRLLAGCTTGVLAVAVAQPTDVVKVRLQVQARAGASQRYQGILDAHKTIAREEGLQGLWKRTSPNVACNAIVNCAELVTYDLIKDALLKAHLMTDDLPCHFTSAFGAGFCTTIIASPLDVVKMRYTNSAAGQYASAGHCTLTMLRKEGPQAFYKGFMPSFLRLCSWNVVMFVTYEQLKWARMAAHTSREAPF